The following coding sequences are from one Daphnia pulex isolate KAP4 chromosome 11, ASM2113471v1 window:
- the LOC124208122 gene encoding exosome complex component MTR3-like, producing the protein MPVDSRRLQGPETSFCYTLLEKKNANEVESALSADLQKILIGSTKVRKDKRMPTDARQLFLKTGIISQAKGSAYIEQGNTKLVCGVYGPREVQKKSDFSLNGQLFCEFKFAPFSCQKRRGHQQDNEELVLSGILREALEAAVCLHKFPKAQVEVNVMVIENDGSPLAAALTCASLALASASIPMYDLVIGTSVRQIPKHFLLDPTKDEEWQPELNHDENNSNLTVGFMPSTHQVAAYVHEGVSKTEDLEQMLKLATEYCLKVQPVVQLCLKETVEKILSNEGEKVDE; encoded by the exons ATGCCGGTTGATTCGAGAAGATTGCAAGGACCTGAAACTTCTTTCTGTTACACActattggaaaagaaaaatgccaaCGAAGTGGAGTCCGCCTTGTCAGCAGATTtacagaaaattttgattggttCCACCAAAGTTCGTAAAGACAAACGAATGCCCACTGATGCAAGACAACTAT ttTTGAAGACAGGAATTATTAGTCAGGCAAAAGGATCTGCATACATAGAGCAAGGTAACACAAAATTGGTTTGTGGTGTGTATGGTCCACGTGAAGTACAGAAGAAATCTGACTTCAGTCTTAATGGCCAGCTCTTCTGTGAATTCAAATTTGCCCCATTTTCGTGCCAAAAGAGACGTGGACATCAACAAGACAATGAAGAGCTTGTGTTGAGTGGAATACTCAGAGAAGCTTTGGAAGCAGCAGTTTGTCTT catAAATTCCCCAAAGCCCAAGTCGAAGTTAATGTTATGGTCATTGAAAATGATGGTTCACCTCTAGCAGCTGCTCTAACCTGTGCAAGTCTAGCTCTAGCAAGTGCCAGCATTCCCATGTATGATTTGGTGATTGGAACATCAGTG agACAAATACCCAAGCACTTCTTGCTTGATCCGACCAAAGATGAAGAATGGCAACCAGAGCTTAATCATGATGAAAACAACTCTAACCTCACTGTTGGTTTTATGCCATCAACTCATCAGGTAGCTGCCTATGTTCATGAAGGTGTATCAAAGACAGAAGATCTTGAACAGATGCTCAAACTTGCCACTGAGTATTGCTTAAAAGTTCAACCTGTTGTTCAACTTTGCTTAAAGGAAACTGTAGAGAAGATATTATCTAATGAAGGGGAAAAAGTTGATGAATGA
- the LOC124208120 gene encoding beta-1,4-mannosyl-glycoprotein 4-beta-N-acetylglucosaminyltransferase-like translates to MISRTLKSFWFHLKQHKRGSRRWIVSIAILQVVTVLVFFHSSPSNVWRNPFAVQIQPVQNELQTSVNSLPMISFDENRVVTLEDDEFSHFQPVGLAPLCYLEGTSVSKTLSSNSSKCLCRANYFGHECGIPAAVWHRTISKKYHRWPLKPRKMPRRIIHGLNINHEIEFFRVRLEELKDAVDVYIVCESNYTAHGDAKPLHLMDKLRSGFMGAYHSKIVHVPLYKFPPEGRENGWFIDMYLRTYMGIHGLKRVHGVRSDDLFVLLDADEIPTREVLMFLKLYDGYPEPVRLAMRWSVFGFFWKRKRGKQTGSIFNWIMDVVKEDDNNAEDLLEVTAVSTMNLVWKVCQNNTFLIRKDMTNNADFQERLSQYRTEGNRVSPWTSGTKQAYAGHHCSWCYSPEGIRTKLLSAHADDKPRWGDFAEKLDLRYISRLIREGEWFDSSRPFVMADLEKEEQYAPKFMLQHPQQFSQLLYPPDMTNELYSSNSHTLDSQ, encoded by the exons ATGATCTCTCGAACCTTGAAAAGTTTTTGGTTCCACCTAAAGCAACACAAACGCGGATCTCGTCGTTGGATTGTCTCAATCGCCATACTTCAG GTCGTCACGGTCCTCGTCTTCTTTCATTCATCGCCCAGTAATGTTTGGAGAAACCCTTTCGCTGTGCAAATTCAACCAGTTCAAAATGAATTGCAGACTTCCGTCAATTCTCTGCCGATGATTAGCTTCGATGAAAATCGAGTCGTCACACTGGAAGATGACGAGTTTTCGCACTTCCAGCCCGTCGGACTTGCGCCTCTCTGCTACTTGGAGGGAACATCTGTTTCTAAAACGTTGTCCAGCAATAGCTCCAAATGTCTGTGCCGGGCCAATTATTTTGGTCACGAATGTGGCATCCCGGCTGCCGTTTGGCACCGGACCATATCCAAAAAGTATCATAGATGGCCACTGAAGCCCCGAAAAATGCCAAGGAGGATAATTCATGGTCTCAATATAAAtcatgaaattgaatttttccgtGTTCGACTTGAAGAATTGAAG GATGCTGTCGACGTATACATTGTCTGTGAATCAAATTACACAGCCCACGGAGACGCCAAACCACTTCACTTGATGGATAAATTACGGTCGGGTTTCATGGGGGCATATCACTCAAAAATCGTTCACGTTCCATTGTACAAGTTCCCGCCGGAGGGTCGAGAAAACGGTTGGTTCATCGACATGTACTTGCGGACCTACATGGGCATTCACGGATTGAAGCGAGTCCACGGAGTCCGATCGGATGACCTGTTCGTTCTGCTGGATGCAGATGAAATTCCGACACGGGAGGTTCTCATGTTCCTCAAACTCTACGACGGATATCCAGAACCAGTTCGCCTTGCAATGCGTTGGTCTGTTTTCGGATTTTTCTGGAAACGGAAGAGGGGCAAACAAACTGGATCCATATTCAACTGGATAATGGATGTTGTAAAAGAAGACGACAATAACGCCGAAGATCTACTCGAAGTCACTGCG GTGAGCACAATGAATCTGGTGTGGAAAGTCTGTCAAAACAACACATTTCTCATTCGCAAAGACATGACCAACAATGCCGATTTCCAGGAGAGGCTAAGTCAGTATCGCACAGAAG GTAACCGCGTTTCACCGTGGACATCGGGGACGAAACAAGCCTACGCTGGTCACCATTGCTCATGGTGCTACAGTCCGGAAGGCATTCGGACGAAACTGCTATCGGCACACGCGGACGATAAACCACGATGGGGTGACTTTGCTGAAAAACTCGACCTCCGATACATTTCTCGACTGATTCGGGAAGGTGAATGGTTCGATTCCTCTCGTCCATTTGTGATGGCTGacttggaaaaagaagagcagtACGCACCGAAATTTATGCTACAACACCCTCAGCAATTCAGTCAACTTCTCTATCCTCCTGACATGACAAACGAATTGTATTCTTCAAACTCCCATACTCTTGATTCCCAATAA